A genomic region of Candidatus Poribacteria bacterium contains the following coding sequences:
- a CDS encoding alpha-ketoacid dehydrogenase subunit beta, protein MKTITYRDALKEALAEEMERDDAVFLMGEDIAEYGGAYKVTDGLFKDFGKDRIRNTPISEAAIIGTALGAAVTGMRPVAELMYIDFTAVGMDQIVNQVAKIRYMVGGQLDVPLVIRTQGGAGRSSAAQHAQSLEAWFVHIPGLLVVMPSTPYDAKGLLKTAIRDDNPIMFIEHKLLYTEEGEIPEEEYTIPLGVADVKREGEDITILATSRMVLNALIAADTLADEGISAEIIDPRTLMPLDKDSILDSVRKTNRLLIAHEAVGRAGFGAEIAALVVREAFDYLDAPIERVAAMPVPVPFAPVMENFVIPNAEQITDAARKLVRYEI, encoded by the coding sequence ATGAAGACGATTACGTATCGCGACGCGCTCAAGGAAGCGTTGGCAGAGGAGATGGAACGCGACGACGCGGTCTTTCTGATGGGCGAGGACATCGCCGAATACGGCGGTGCCTATAAAGTGACGGACGGATTGTTCAAAGACTTCGGGAAGGATCGCATCCGAAACACGCCGATCTCCGAAGCCGCTATTATCGGCACTGCACTCGGCGCAGCGGTTACAGGGATGCGTCCGGTTGCCGAACTGATGTACATTGATTTCACTGCGGTCGGGATGGACCAGATCGTGAACCAGGTCGCGAAGATTCGTTATATGGTCGGCGGACAGTTAGATGTACCCCTCGTGATTCGGACGCAGGGCGGTGCGGGTCGATCCTCTGCAGCACAGCACGCACAGAGCCTTGAAGCCTGGTTCGTGCATATCCCAGGGCTGCTGGTCGTGATGCCCTCTACACCCTACGACGCAAAAGGGTTACTGAAAACAGCCATCCGAGACGACAACCCGATCATGTTCATTGAGCACAAACTCCTCTACACAGAAGAGGGGGAGATTCCTGAGGAAGAGTACACGATTCCGTTGGGCGTAGCGGATGTCAAACGCGAAGGTGAGGACATCACGATTCTCGCAACATCACGGATGGTCCTGAACGCGCTTATTGCTGCAGATACACTCGCTGACGAAGGTATCTCTGCCGAAATTATTGATCCGCGAACGCTGATGCCACTTGATAAAGACAGCATCCTTGACTCTGTCCGGAAAACGAATCGGCTGCTCATTGCACACGAAGCGGTTGGTCGGGCAGGGTTCGGTGCGGAGATCGCAGCACTTGTGGTCCGTGAGGCGTTTGATTACCTTGATGCACCGATTGAGCGGGTCGCAGCGATGCCGGTGCCTGTTCCTTTCGCACCCGTGATGGAGAATTTCGTTATTCCGAACGCGGAGCAGATCACTGATGCAGCACGGAAGCTCGTCCGTTATGAAATATAG
- a CDS encoding type II toxin-antitoxin system PemK/MazF family toxin, with protein MPKQKRGEVWLVDLGMVAKVRPCLVISTPALVRDRALVTVVTHTTSTRDSRFEIRIKTKFLETGAFDTQSLITVSEAKLLRKLGDLLPDQLSAVEKAVRQWLEL; from the coding sequence ATGCCGAAGCAAAAGCGAGGAGAAGTTTGGCTGGTTGATCTCGGCATGGTAGCAAAAGTTAGACCTTGTCTCGTTATCAGCACACCTGCCCTTGTTCGAGATCGCGCGCTTGTCACTGTTGTGACACATACAACAAGCACACGCGATTCAAGGTTTGAAATCCGTATAAAAACAAAATTTCTGGAGACCGGTGCTTTCGATACACAAAGTCTGATCACTGTTTCGGAGGCGAAGCTTTTAAGAAAGTTAGGAGACCTCCTGCCTGACCAGTTATCCGCTGTTGAGAAAGCAGTGCGCCAATGGTTGGAACTTTAG
- a CDS encoding Npt1/Npt2 family nucleotide transporter, with protein MFPRRLIYAAIAISSAAAFVLFGYEFIRSVSSSLFIDAYGAENLSRGMVAIPPSMIVMLYCYGRLLSRQGASRALAITSLFSAILILACYAALVRGMHFAAAVIYVFREAYIVIVIEQFWSFVNSVLTTEQAKRINGPFCAVASMGSFAGGKLVSRWAEVLGSETLLLFTAASLVPTAVFGVIAYRFGGEPKPSEEEAGGKLGHLGIGTLFRSRYLLFIGILILSTQVVSTVLDLRFNGLAETQIPDKDMRTAFFGDVYGNLGLIAGILQLVVVPLALRFVALRIIHVSVPVVHLVSSLVLTISPSLRSGTAAYMIFKALDYSIFRAAKELFYMPLSYDSRYRAKQINDSFGYRFGKGGSAGVIELVRLGIQTIPGIAFSITAMVAAIVWTPIAFNLTRAYQKLVNTEDT; from the coding sequence ATGTTTCCACGACGACTTATTTACGCCGCCATCGCGATTAGTAGTGCCGCAGCTTTTGTGTTGTTCGGTTACGAGTTTATCCGTTCCGTATCCTCTTCCCTGTTCATTGATGCCTATGGTGCAGAAAATCTTTCGCGTGGCATGGTCGCGATCCCACCGAGTATGATCGTGATGCTGTACTGCTACGGTCGTCTCCTATCGCGGCAGGGGGCGTCGCGGGCTTTGGCGATAACCTCACTCTTTTCTGCTATTTTGATTCTCGCTTGTTACGCAGCACTTGTCCGTGGCATGCATTTTGCTGCGGCGGTTATCTATGTGTTCCGTGAAGCCTACATCGTGATTGTCATTGAGCAGTTTTGGTCGTTTGTCAATAGTGTACTGACAACCGAACAAGCAAAGCGAATTAACGGACCTTTCTGTGCCGTTGCGTCCATGGGTTCATTTGCCGGTGGTAAACTTGTAAGCAGATGGGCAGAGGTGTTAGGATCTGAGACTTTACTCCTTTTCACAGCGGCATCCCTCGTTCCCACAGCGGTGTTCGGTGTGATCGCTTATCGGTTCGGTGGTGAGCCAAAACCGAGTGAAGAAGAGGCGGGTGGGAAGCTTGGGCATCTCGGCATAGGCACGCTCTTTCGTTCCAGATACCTACTTTTTATCGGCATATTGATCTTAAGCACGCAAGTCGTCTCCACTGTCCTTGATCTCCGTTTCAATGGATTGGCGGAAACGCAGATACCGGATAAAGACATGCGAACGGCGTTTTTCGGTGATGTCTATGGAAACCTCGGACTGATCGCTGGTATTTTGCAGTTGGTGGTTGTGCCGTTGGCACTCAGATTTGTCGCGCTCCGCATTATTCATGTAAGTGTCCCGGTGGTTCACCTCGTCAGTAGTCTGGTGCTGACGATTTCTCCATCGCTTCGGAGCGGGACAGCGGCATACATGATTTTTAAAGCCTTAGATTATTCGATTTTCCGGGCAGCGAAAGAGTTGTTCTATATGCCGCTCTCTTATGATTCTCGCTATCGCGCGAAACAGATCAATGATTCGTTTGGATATCGGTTCGGGAAGGGTGGTAGTGCGGGCGTGATTGAGTTAGTGCGGTTGGGTATACAGACGATTCCGGGCATCGCGTTCTCAATTACGGCGATGGTGGCAGCGATAGTGTGGACACCAATCGCTTTCAATTTGACGCGGGCGTATCAGAAGTTAGTGAATACAGAGGATACCTAA